The following proteins are encoded in a genomic region of Pseudomonas sp. Os17:
- the gap gene encoding type I glyceraldehyde-3-phosphate dehydrogenase, which produces MTLRIAINGFGRIGRNVLRALYTQGYRQDLQIVAINDLGDSAINAHLLKYDTVHGTFDAEVQHDQESLTVNGDRIAVSAIRNPAELPWAAEKIDVVFECTGLFTDRAKAAAHLTAGARKVIISAPAKGADATVVYGVNHDILRQSHQIISNASCTTNCLAPVAQVLHRELGIDNGLMTTIHAYTNDQNLTDVYHSDPYRARSATQNMIPSKTGAAEAVGLVLPDLAGKLTGMAVRVPVINVSLVDLTVTLKRDTTAEEVNALLKSASQHSKILGYNTLPLVSSDFNHNPLSSIFDANHTKVSGGRLLKVLAWYDNEWGFSNRMLDNCLALCNAE; this is translated from the coding sequence ATGACTCTTCGAATCGCAATCAACGGTTTTGGCCGTATTGGCCGTAACGTCCTGCGCGCACTCTATACCCAAGGCTATCGTCAGGATCTGCAGATCGTCGCCATCAACGATCTGGGGGACAGCGCGATCAATGCCCACCTGCTCAAGTACGACACCGTCCACGGCACCTTCGACGCCGAGGTCCAGCACGATCAGGAAAGCCTGACCGTCAATGGCGACCGGATTGCCGTCAGCGCCATCCGCAACCCGGCCGAACTGCCCTGGGCCGCGGAAAAGATCGACGTAGTCTTCGAATGCACCGGCCTGTTCACCGACCGCGCCAAGGCCGCCGCCCATCTTACTGCCGGCGCCCGCAAAGTGATCATCTCGGCCCCGGCCAAGGGCGCCGACGCCACCGTGGTCTACGGGGTCAACCACGACATCCTGCGCCAGTCGCACCAGATCATTTCCAACGCCTCGTGCACCACCAACTGCCTGGCCCCGGTGGCCCAGGTGCTGCACCGCGAGCTGGGCATCGACAACGGCCTGATGACCACCATCCACGCCTACACCAACGACCAGAACCTCACCGACGTCTACCACAGCGACCCGTACCGCGCCCGTTCGGCCACCCAGAACATGATCCCGAGCAAGACCGGCGCCGCCGAAGCCGTGGGCCTGGTGCTGCCGGATCTGGCGGGCAAGCTGACCGGCATGGCGGTGCGCGTGCCGGTGATCAACGTATCGCTGGTGGACCTGACCGTGACCCTCAAGCGCGACACCACCGCCGAAGAGGTCAACGCCCTGCTCAAGAGTGCCAGCCAGCATTCGAAGATCCTCGGCTACAACACCCTGCCGCTGGTCTCCAGCGACTTCAACCACAACCCGCTGTCGTCGATCTTCGACGCCAACCACACCAAGGTCAGCGGCGGTCGCTTGCTCAAGGTGCTGGCCTGGTACGACAACGAGTGGGGCTTCTCCAACCGCATGCTGGATAACTGCCTGGCCCTGTGCAACGCGGAATAA
- a CDS encoding methylglyoxal synthase: MIGISFTQKTMAARKRIALVAHDHCKAFLLDWAERQKSRLAEHELLATGTTGLLLSKRLGLPVHSMISGPLGGDQQLGAQIAEQRVDLLVFFWDPFEPQPHDPDIKALLRVAAVWNIAVACNECSADYLLSSPLMNQAHEHRIPDYQAYLAGRG, from the coding sequence ATGATCGGTATCAGTTTTACCCAAAAGACCATGGCGGCGCGCAAGCGCATCGCCCTGGTCGCCCATGACCATTGCAAGGCCTTTCTGCTGGACTGGGCCGAGCGGCAGAAATCACGCCTGGCCGAACATGAGCTGCTGGCCACCGGCACCACCGGGCTGCTGCTGAGCAAACGCCTGGGGCTGCCGGTGCACAGCATGATCAGCGGCCCCCTGGGCGGCGATCAGCAACTGGGCGCGCAGATCGCCGAACAACGGGTCGACCTGCTGGTGTTCTTCTGGGACCCCTTCGAGCCACAGCCTCACGATCCAGACATCAAGGCCCTGCTGCGCGTGGCGGCGGTGTGGAACATTGCGGTGGCCTGCAACGAATGCAGCGCCGACTACCTGCTCAGCAGTCCGTTGATGAACCAGGCCCACGAGCACCGGATTCCCGACTACCAGGCCTACCTGGCCGGCCGGGGATAA
- a CDS encoding RNA polymerase sigma factor has translation MSQSHFNHVFLTQRISLLRTLERMVNNHSTAEDLLQETYLRVTRALSERPITHLEPFVFQTARNLALDHLRARRIQGRTLLEDVPAEVLENVAAPVSSAEDAAHAEQLLERLNLSLGQLSPRQQQIFILSRLHGHSYQQIADQLGVSPSTVQKELKLIMAICIGVAERLDGQ, from the coding sequence GTGAGTCAATCGCACTTCAACCACGTCTTCCTCACTCAACGCATTTCCCTGCTGCGAACCCTGGAGCGGATGGTCAACAACCACAGCACCGCCGAAGACCTGCTGCAGGAAACCTACCTGCGGGTGACCCGGGCCCTCAGCGAGCGGCCGATCACTCACCTGGAACCCTTCGTGTTCCAGACCGCGCGCAACCTCGCCCTCGACCATCTGCGGGCCCGGCGCATCCAGGGCCGCACCCTGCTCGAAGACGTGCCTGCCGAGGTGCTGGAGAACGTCGCCGCCCCGGTCAGCAGCGCCGAAGACGCCGCCCACGCCGAGCAACTGCTCGAACGCCTGAACCTCAGCCTCGGCCAGCTCAGCCCGCGCCAGCAGCAGATCTTCATCCTCAGCCGCTTGCACGGCCACAGCTATCAGCAGATCGCCGACCAACTCGGGGTTTCGCCGAGCACGGTACAAAAGGAATTGAAATTGATCATGGCCATCTGCATCGGCGTCGCCGAACGTCTCGACGGCCAGTGA